The window TGATGATCGAGTCGGTCCATCACTGGTCATCAGAAGCTGAGGTGCGCGCCCAAACAGGCTTTGTCCTGCCCGCTGGCGAGCCGATCACCACCGCGCCGCCAAGCGACGAGGAGCTGGCGGCGCTGGAGCGCGTGGATGCGGCGCGGGTGCGGGATCTGGAGGTTGCCTGAGTTCGATGCTAAACACTGTGCTTGTTGAGTTCCTGTACCAGAAGGTGGACAGTCGTAGACGGGTTGTCGCGCGCAGGTTGTGATGGCACGTAGGTTGCCAAAAGGTTTTCCGCATTGCGAATGGCATCGCGTTGAAGAGTGGTGAGTAGATCGTACATATCTGGGCGATTCTTACGATACGGACTCCCGAGTAGCCCGTCGAGTTTATCAATGTACTGCTGCCGCGTGATACCGGTGTTGTAGTAATGGAAATGGAGCAAGTACCACAACTCGAATGCCTCGTTGGAGTACGCCACTTGAATGTCGTTGTTCTTGGCAAGCTGGAGCGCAGCATTGAAGATCTCATCAGAGAAAGAGTCCTTGTCCATAACGCACCAAACTTGATCGTATTGGCCTGTATTGCTGATCTCGATTGTCTTCTCAACCAAACTGCGAGTGTTGTAGCCAAGTCCACGAATATCAACTACCGCTTTCGAGACCCGGAAGCTCTTGAAATAGCCGGGTTCGGTCTTCTCTCCCTCGCAGACGATTAAGAAGCGCGTCCGCAGCGGGCGAGTATTCACCCGCCGCTGGTCATACCCGCGTCGACTCTCGGTTCTCCCGCGATTGCTTGACATCGCCGTTGCCAACGATCAACTGTCGAAGATCACCAATGAAGGGGATTGCTCCGTATCGCCCCTCAATGTAGTTCCTCTCGTATGAAGCATCGTTGCGAACTTTAGCGTTGTTGTCAAGTCGGTATTCGACAAGAGAGTACAATGTTGTAGCTCCTTGTACCGACTTCTCGGTGAACCAGATTTGGTCACGTCGGAAGAGTCCGCTGCTTAACAGATTCGTGTCGTGCGTAGTGAAGATCAACTGAGCATGATGCGGGTTAGTGATGCGCGAGTTGAAGAGCTTAATGATTTCACAGATGATTAGCGGATGCAGCCTAGCGTCAAGTTCGTCAACAATCATAAGCCTACCTTCCCTCAATGCAAGAATCACGGGCAAGGAGAGAGCAAATAGC of the Candidatus Hydrogenedentota bacterium genome contains:
- a CDS encoding RloB family protein — encoded protein: MSSNRGRTESRRGYDQRRVNTRPLRTRFLIVCEGEKTEPGYFKSFRVSKAVVDIRGLGYNTRSLVEKTIEISNTGQYDQVWCVMDKDSFSDEIFNAALQLAKNNDIQVAYSNEAFELWYLLHFHYYNTGITRQQYIDKLDGLLGSPYRKNRPDMYDLLTTLQRDAIRNAENLLATYVPSQPARDNPSTTVHLLVQELNKHSV